In Besnoitia besnoiti strain Bb-Ger1 chromosome IX, whole genome shotgun sequence, a single genomic region encodes these proteins:
- a CDS encoding zinc finger (CCCH type) motif-containing protein (encoded by transcript BESB_013510), with product MSAPPPAPNGSAASAAVACSLPPLLPPSYPFSSFSSPSLALSAQARALLPLLSSSLPASGTSLQKKPRKKRRLCDFVTHASAASSQASPLIPQVPSGGHLPPASALTVTDNRFQFSFEPSLEQQKQEEVRLLNEQGIARADCVSGRQWGRHTVVCRHWWKGMCMKGEFCDFLHQLIYHRMPACRNQLCCPDTRRGCCPFRHEEAAPASAAGGPKGPPGAPASAAVGDGASALARSQHEADDGGKLGAAQSAFAPSLPDFTSTDYVSGGATGAIHQQECVNYFLGFCKLGPKCRRKHTARNRRDIPPILPSWFLEQILANPQVFPTELDPESQEQLSQVIAQCRQLSQAARAAVSGASGASHAGHGGAFASSLGRGSSVSRSAGVGDGAGGSRSESQPSEGPTSAFRALAFASSTHGAGGGGLGRVLAAQRDEHGAPLASGLSSSSCALLAPSTTCAVPLLVDPLGQPASPQSTKRFFIIKSNRMSNIYTSIQHGVWATSKGNTRKLINAFNSTDHILLLFSANESGGFQGFGRMMSLPDPQLFPGIWGPVQLRLGGNFRVMWLKQCKVEFEELGKVTNPWNDDLPLRKSRDGTEVPPALGSLLCTAMAQRASEDLLAGTGIDQTMRIDHTTFFAMLLQNKLLPLPPSRSIQGTLQPTAPIELRDRTFAASQAPVFASTAGGGTAGGEGGAAFGAQQR from the exons atgtctgcgccgccgccggcgccgaacggctccgccgcgtctgccgcggtcgcttgctctctgcctcctctgcttcccccCAGTTACCCGTTCagctcgttttcttcgccgtcgctggcgctctccgcgcaagcgcgggcgctgcttcctctgctttcgtcgtctctccctgcgtctGGGACTTCCCTGCAGAAAAAGCCGCGAAAAAAGCGGAGACTCTGCGACTTTGTGACTCACGCGTCGGCCGCTTCCTCTCAGGCCTCTCCTCTTATTCCGCAGGTACCCTCGGGGGGGCACTTGCcccccgcgtctgcgctgaCCGTCACAGACAATCGCTTCCAGTTTTCTTTTGAGCCGTCCctggagcagcagaagcaagAGGAAGTGCGCCTTCTCAATGAACAAGGCATCGCGCGGGCAGACTGCGTCAGCGGCAGACAATGGGGGAGACACACAGTTGTCTGCAGACACTGGTGGAAAGGCATGTGCATGAAGGGCGAGTTCTGCGACTTCCTTCACCAGCTGATTTACCACCGCATGCCCGCGTGCCGGAACCAGCTTTGCTGCCCAGATACCAGGCG AGGCTGTTGCCCGTTTCGccacgaagaggcggcgcccgcgtcggcggctggGGGGCCAAAGGGCCCTCCTGGGGCTCCAGCGTcggccgcggtcggcgaCGGGGCGAGTGCGCTTGCGCGCAGCCAGCACGAGGCAGATGACGGCGGCAAGTTGGGCGCCGCCCAGTCTGCGTTTGCGCCCTCGCTTCCGGACTTCACCTCCACCGACTACGTGTCGGGAGGGGCTACAGGGGCGATTCATCAGCAAGAGTGCGTGAACTACTTCCTCGGATTCTGCAAGCTGGGCCCCAAGTGCCGCCGAAAGCACACCGCGCGGAACCGAAGAGACATTCCGCCGATCCTCCCGTCTTGGTTCCTCGAGCAAATCCTCGCGAACCCC CAAGTGTTTCCGACGGAGTTGGATCCAGAGAGTCAGGAACAGCTGAGCCAGGTGATTGCGCAGTGCCGGCagctctcgcaggcggcgcgcgcggcggtgtcgggcgcgtcgggcgcctctCACGCTGGCCATGGGGGGGCAttcgcgtcgtctctggGGCGGGGGTCGAGTGTCTCGCGTTCAGCCGgggtcggcgacggcgccggcggctcgcgcagcgaaagCCAGCCGAGTGAGGGCCCCACCAGCGCCTTCCGTGCCTTGGCGTTCGCCTCTTCGACGCACGgggctgggggggggggcctgGGGCGAGTGCTGG cggcgcagcgagacgagcatggcgcgccgctcgcgtccgGTTTGTCGTCCTCGTCATGCGCACTTTTGGCGCCCTCCACGACGTGCGCTGTGCCGCTGCTCGTCGACCCGCTGGGgcagcctgcgtcgccgcagagcaCCAAGCGCTTCTTCATCATCAAAAGCAATCGGATGAGCAACATCTACACCTCCATCCAGCATGGCGTCTGGGCGACCAGCAAAGGCAACACGCGGAAGCTCATTAACGCCTTCAACTCCACCGACCACATCCTGCTGCTCTTCTCCGCGAACGAAAGCGGCGGATTTCAGGGCTTCGGGCGCATGATGAGCTTGCCCGACCCTCAGCTCTTCCCCGGCATCTGGGGGCCTGTGCAGCTCAGACTGGGGGGCAACTTCCGCGTGATGTGGCTCAAGCAGTGCAAAGTGGAGTTCGAGGAACTCGGCAAAGTTACCAATCCGTGGAATGACGACTTGCCACTGCGAAAAAGCAGAGACGGCACG GAAGTACCGCCCGCCCTGGGATCTCTGCTGTGCACCGCGATGGCTCAGAGGGCGTCGGAGGACTTGCTAGCGGGCACAGGAATTGACCAGACGATGCGCATCGACCACACAACGTTTTTCGCGATGCTGCTTCAAAACAAGCTTCTTCcccttccgccttctcgcagcATCCAGGGGACTCTGCAGCCCACAGCCCCTATAGAGCTGCGCGATCGAACCTTCGCGGCGTCTCAGGCGCCAGTGTTCGCGAGCAcggcagggggggggacggctggaggagagggcggcgccgcgttcgGCGCGCAGCAACGATAG
- a CDS encoding hypothetical protein (encoded by transcript BESB_013520), producing MRTPAAIAQSVLRDAALRAPPLARLSAGASASGPHQRRRGGAGERRSRLASAEETCMRLSHPASPARASTPAFAVELLRRCARRGAQRETQEEGAPKSRELRGRHVVARSRGGDLRRSPAFAGARLEAGAAKARASESPYPANLFQGGGWIDGRQGQMTKCRVASGFRHFSTGHSGTVGRALLRSLKLNGVGSYDPQVCVEDAFPPNALSAGEAAASPSGACRYRLVLDGDAVKSPRGRDLLLPSRDLAFVLAAEQLALREDLRRCVAAHPVAGGSPRSALSAPSAPSVLSSGEAVSEQARGNADSPVPQGEKGIDLKQRQEQLLVQNARLQRFIKERPFALRQPVSSIVFTAADLIEENLQETAATLASLLHGDTALSREDGAEEEAEGSDRFSSLSSCASAAPLSGALAPSSASAHSSLASGGGAGAESFSSASSFLRERLCGTWRDEVRRREEEILEKHVRSFESRRCAGKPLQRSRGLCLAQQDSEVIQRLGAFYASCSPLYLAALQAAAMQLRSLILADELLHSLHCGVKHGVDARRSARMSQNGVVEEQSAREAEGLPAGRHTSRRMAETVSYFWEAANIEAEEQQRRCGHVEGVHDVEKAEALLWLHAATVVATFSSL from the exons ATGAGGACGCCTGCCGCTATCGCGCAGTCTGTTCTGCGAGATGCTGCTCTTCGAGCACCGCCGCTCGCCcggctctctgcaggcgcctctgcgagcgGCCCCCACCAGCGACGtcgtggcggcgccggcgagcggcggagccgtctggcgtctgcagaggagacgtgCATGCGGCTGTCGCATCCGGCttctcctgcgcgcgcgtcgacgcCCGCCTTTGCTgtggagctgctgcgccgctgcgcgcgccgaggcgcgcagcgtgaGACccaggaggagggcgcgccgaagagccGCGAGCTGAGGGGGAGGCacgtcgtcgcccgcagcagaGGGGGCGACCTCCGGAGGTCGCCTGCCTTCGCAGGAGCTAGGCTggaggcgggcgctgctaaggcgcgcgccagcgagtcTCCGTACCCCGCCAACCTGTTTCAGGGTGGCGGCTGGATTGACGGAAGGCAGGGGCAAATGACGAAGTGCAGAGTGGCGTCGGGCTTTAGGCACTTCTCGACGGGACATTCGGGCACTGTCGGGCGCGCGCTTTTGCGATCCTTGAAGTTGAACGGGGTGGGGTCTTATGACCCGCAAGTTTGCGTTGAGGACGCTTTTCCGCCTAACGCTCTGTCAGCgggggaggccgcggcgtcgccctccggcgcgtGCCGTTACCGGCTCGTCCTCGACGGAGACGCTGTGAAGTCGCCTAGGGGCCGCGATCTCCTGCTACCCTCTCGAGATCTCGCTTTCGttctcgccgccgagcaGCTGGCTTTGCGCGAAGACCTTCGCaggtgcgtcgccgcccatCCGGTGGCTGGGGGGAGTCCTCGCTCTGCTCTTTCTGCAccttcggcgccgtcggTCCTTTCTTCCGGCGAGGCCGTGTCTGAGCAAGCGCGAGGCAACGCAGACTCGCCAGTTCCGcagggcgagaagggaatAGATTTGAAGCAGAGACAAGAGCAGCTTTTGGTGCAAAATGCGCGGCTCCAGCGCTTCATCAAAGAGAGGCCCTTCGCGCTACGTCAGCCTGTGTCGTCGATTGTCTTCACTGCGGCGGACTTGATCGAGGAAAATCTCCAAGAGACAGCAGCCACGCTTGCGTCGCTTCTCCACGGGGACACGGCCCTCtcgagagaagacggcgctgaagaagaagcggaaggcagCGATAGGTTTTCCTCCCTTTCttcctgcgcgagcgcggcgcctctgtcggGCGCTttggcgccttcctccgcgtctgcgcattccagtctcgcctccggcgggggtgcgggcgccgagagctTCTCCTCAGCGTCGAGCTTCTTGCGGGAGAGACTATGCGGGACGTGGAGGGACGAagtgcggaggcgagaagaagagattTTGGAGAAGCACGTGCGATCCTTTGAGAGCCGGCGATGTGCAGGaaagcctctgcagcgctccAGAGGTTTATGTCTCGCGCAACAGGACTCCGAAGTCATTCAG CGTCTCGGGGCGTTCTACGCGTCCTGCTCTCCGCTCtacctcgccgcgctgcaggcggccgccATGCAGCTGCGCTCGCTGATTCTCGCAGACGAATTGCTTCACTCACTCCACTGCGGCGTGAAACACGGCGTGGatgcgcggcgaagcgcgaggatgTCGCAGAACGGTGTTGTCGAGGAGCAGAGTGCTCGGGAAGCGGAGGGGCTGCCGGCGGGGCGTCACACGAGTCGCAGGATGGCCGAAACTGTCTCGTACTTCTGGGAAGCTGCAAACATAGAGGCAGAAGAACAacagagacgctgcggccATGTTGAAGGCGTCCATGACGtagagaaggcggaggcgctcttGTGGCTCCACGCTGCAACCGTCGTCGCCaccttttcttcgctttAA
- a CDS encoding rhoptry protein ROP4 (encoded by transcript BESB_013530), whose product MERTSFARILACLAQLAVVFVAMVFCRARTGGSSMQQQRRLLELPRKTDVNIAVVQERNGPHGWDSIAPATSVTLSKREEPGGGSWIEEDAQGDSQPSGVSQPATFLRRVQDCFGGCARIWGTSAAPRDERTQSRVRYGSRLLPHWRRGTRLITHSVAAAGAYLSTLRRQPSPPTFAAFNINRGGGASPTLHNALYFRYREPGDRILEYLLSKLPQEEPVHLPPHAADLDKAVSKAFWPEGDVVRVESVLRNAQRRLRRNLVTGCGSSGIVFPATDLDTHEDIAVKIVRYHHQPSLEELKLVTMEARCTNLFEKVKSPDQAYELLRFLVPSDVVKFPERGLTVAVSSDGLTTWLVNLFMLMPRAHLKLTTVVKALASGSVPTGLAYHARLQLSSHVVRLAANLQDQGVVHGDVALYNFLLMRDGRMLLADFGIAYAAREERASIPKDSASHQRVTPRESVQADFSKDALGAGLVIYQIWCGYAEGQQPDFSECSGVPDSVKSLIQKFVDPSPTHRVLAMQALHTPEYLQIKSEIAHALPLYEDTAGTSDAAEMSSATGASGV is encoded by the coding sequence ATGGAGCGCACTAGTTTCGCCAGGATCCTGGCGTGTCTTGCTCAGCTGGCTGTGGTGTTCGTGGCCATGGTGTTTTGCCGGGCACGCACGGGGGGTAGCTcgatgcagcagcagcggcgactcCTCGAGCTGCCTCGGAAAACAGATGTGAATATCGCTGTAGTGCAGGAGAGAAATGGGCCCCACGGGTGGGACTCCATCGCCCCGGCTACGTCAGTTACGCTCTCGAAGCGTGAGGAACCCGGCGGAGGCTCTTGGATCGAGGAGGATGCCCAAGGCGACTCACAACCATCCGGGGTGAGCCAGCCTGCCACGTTCTTGAGGAGGGTTCAGGATTGTTTCGGCGGTTGCGCAAGGATATGGGGgacctcggcggcgccccgtGATGAGAGGACACAGTCTCGTGTTCGTTACGGAAGTAGGCTGCTCCCGCATTGGCGCCGTGGTACGAGGCTCATCACTCACAGTGTAGCCGCTGCTGGTGCATACCTCTCCACGCTGCGTCGACAGCCGAGTCCACCTACTTTCGCTGCGTTCAATATTAATAGGGGCGGTGGCGCATCTCCGACTCTCCACAACGCCCTGTACTTTCGTTACAGAGAACCAGGCGACAGGATACTCGAATATTTGCTATCAAAGCTCCCCCAAGAAGAACCTGTTCACTTGCCTCCTCATGCGGCGGACCTCGATAAAGCTGTGTCGAAGGCGTTCTGGCCGGAGGGCGACGTCGTGAGAGTAGAGTCTGTTCTCCGAAACGCACaaaggcgtctgcgccggaaCCTCGTCACCGGCTGCGGTTCCTCAGGAATTGTGTTCCCAGCGACAGACTTGGATACGCACGAAGACATAGCAGTGAAGATTGTCAGGTATCACCACCAGCCTTCGCTCGAAGAACTGAAGCTAGTAACCATGGAGGCGCGCTGCACAAATTTATTTGAGAAGGTCAAAAGCCCCGATCAAGCGTACGAGCTTCTACGATTTCTGGTCCCCAGTGACGTAGTGAAATTCCCTGAGCGCGGCCTGACCGTGGCCGTTTCCTCTGACGGCTTGACGACGTGGCTTGTGAACTTGTTTATGCTGATGCCGAGAGCTCACTTGAAGCTTACCACGGTCGTCAAAGCTTTGGCGAGCGGTTCTGTGCCTACTGGTCTGGCGTACCATGCTAGACTGCAACTCTCGTCCCACGTTGTGAGACTGGCGGCTAATCTTCAGGACCAAGGAGTCGTCCACGGCGACGTCGCGTTATATAATTTTCTGCTCATGCGCGACGGCCGAATGCTCTTGGCTGATTTTGGCATTGCCTatgccgcgagagaggaaagggcGTCTATCCCGAAAGACTCTGCATCTCACCAGAGAGTCACACCCCGTGAGAGTGTACAAGCGGATTTCTCGAAAGATGCACTCGGTGCAGGCCTGGTAATATATCAGATCTGGTGTGGATACGCAGAAGGTCAGCAACCAGATTTTTCTGAGTGCAGCGGAGTTCCGGATTCTGTGAAGAGCTTGATTCAAAAGTTCGTAGACCCTTCCCCGACGCACCGCGTACTCGCAATGCAAGCTCTGCATACCCCGGAGTACCTCCAGATCAAAAGCGAAATTGCACACGCATTGCCGCTTTACGAGGACACTGCCGGGACATCCGACGCAGCTGAGATGTCTTCAGCAACAGGTGCAAGTGGCGTGTAG